In Vreelandella piezotolerans, one genomic interval encodes:
- a CDS encoding O-succinylhomoserine sulfhydrylase, whose protein sequence is MHDDNHQDEWSLETLAIRAGHHRTFEQEHAEPIFPTSSFVYESAAEAARKFGGKEPGNVYSRFTNPTVHTFERRLAALEGGERCVATSSGMSAILSTALALLSAGDEIVASRSLFGSTVSLFDKYLGKFGITTRYVELSNLTAWEAAISPATKLMFAETPSNPLSEVADIPALAALAKRSGALLAIDNCFLTPALQKPIALGADLVIHSATKYLDGQGRAVGGAVVGKHDVLEEVFGVVRTCGPCMSPFNAWIFTKGLETLSLRMKAHCDNALTLARWLDQHPAVNRVYYSGLEAHPQHALAKQQQQGFGAVLGFEVKGGQEGAWQVIDATRMLSITGNLGDVKTTITHPATTTHGRLSEAQKEAAGIAPGLIRVAVGLESQEDIQRDLARGLDALVAR, encoded by the coding sequence ATGCACGACGATAACCACCAAGATGAGTGGTCGCTCGAAACGCTCGCTATTCGCGCGGGGCATCACCGCACGTTCGAGCAAGAACACGCTGAGCCGATATTCCCGACGTCGAGCTTCGTGTATGAGAGCGCGGCCGAGGCAGCACGCAAGTTTGGTGGCAAAGAGCCCGGTAATGTGTATTCGCGCTTCACCAATCCGACCGTTCACACCTTCGAGCGCCGGTTAGCGGCGCTCGAGGGCGGCGAGCGCTGTGTGGCCACCAGCTCGGGAATGTCGGCGATTCTCTCGACGGCGCTGGCGCTGCTATCGGCGGGGGATGAAATCGTTGCATCTCGCTCGCTGTTTGGCTCCACGGTCAGTCTGTTCGATAAATATTTGGGCAAGTTCGGTATCACCACCCGCTATGTCGAGCTGTCCAATTTGACCGCGTGGGAAGCGGCGATCAGCCCCGCGACCAAGCTGATGTTTGCCGAAACGCCCTCCAATCCACTTTCCGAAGTGGCCGATATTCCGGCCCTGGCAGCGCTTGCCAAGCGAAGCGGTGCGCTATTGGCGATCGATAACTGCTTTTTGACGCCCGCGTTGCAAAAGCCCATCGCGCTAGGCGCCGATTTGGTCATTCACTCCGCGACCAAGTACTTGGACGGACAAGGCCGCGCAGTCGGTGGTGCGGTCGTGGGGAAGCATGACGTATTGGAAGAGGTCTTTGGCGTCGTGCGCACCTGCGGGCCGTGCATGAGCCCGTTCAACGCGTGGATATTCACAAAGGGATTGGAAACACTCTCGCTGCGCATGAAGGCACACTGCGACAATGCCCTGACGCTGGCGCGTTGGCTCGACCAGCACCCGGCGGTGAATCGCGTTTATTACAGCGGTTTGGAAGCCCACCCGCAGCATGCGCTGGCGAAACAGCAGCAGCAAGGTTTTGGTGCAGTGCTCGGCTTTGAAGTGAAGGGAGGGCAAGAGGGGGCGTGGCAGGTCATCGATGCCACGCGTATGCTCTCCATCACGGGTAATCTGGGGGATGTGAAAACCACTATCACTCACCCAGCGACCACGACCCATGGCCGTCTCTCCGAGGCACAAAAAGAGGCCGCTGGCATCGCGCCTGGGCTGATTCGTGTCGCGGTGGGGCTCGAAAGCCAAGAGGACATACAGCGCGATTTGGCGCGTGGCTTGGATGCGCTAGTAGCTCGCTAA
- the purF gene encoding amidophosphoribosyltransferase, producing MCGIVGLLAKQAVNQGIYDALTVLQHRGQDAAGMMTWSEGRFLLRKSNGLVRDVFHTRHMARLKGNLGIGHVRYPTAGSSSEAESQPFYVNSPYGIALAHNGNLTNSEQLKQELFSTDLRHINTSSDSEVLLNVFAHELGKQGLHLEAEDIFDAVRRVHRRCKGGYAAVAIINGFGMVAFRDPHGIRPVVFGTRQNADGQEVMIASESVALDVGGFELERDLAPGEAIFVDMQGQVHTQVCADRPQLRSCIFEHVYLARPDSILDGAYVYGTRMQMGRKLGDRILNEWPDHDIDVVIPIPDTSRTSALEMAQHLGVTYREGFMKNRYIGRTFIMPGQTQRKKSVRQKLNAIDVEFKGKNVLLVDDSIVRGTTCKQIIQMARDAGARKVYFASAAPPVRYPNVYGIDMPAATELIAHGRTEDEVGQLIGADRIFYQDLEDLKDACREVNPDMEAFDCSVFDGNYVTGDIDDAYLAVLEASRNDAAKDQSAGDHALVDMHNQDDDLDD from the coding sequence ATGTGCGGTATAGTGGGCCTTCTGGCCAAGCAGGCGGTAAATCAGGGAATCTACGATGCCCTGACCGTACTTCAGCATCGGGGCCAGGACGCTGCCGGCATGATGACTTGGAGCGAGGGACGCTTCTTACTGCGCAAGAGTAACGGCTTAGTTCGTGACGTTTTCCATACCCGCCACATGGCACGCCTGAAGGGTAATCTGGGCATTGGGCACGTCCGTTATCCCACGGCTGGCTCTTCTAGCGAGGCCGAATCGCAGCCTTTCTACGTTAACTCCCCCTACGGTATCGCGCTTGCGCACAACGGTAACCTGACCAACTCCGAGCAGTTGAAGCAGGAGCTGTTTTCGACCGATCTTCGCCACATCAACACCAGCTCTGACTCCGAGGTGCTGCTGAACGTGTTTGCCCATGAGCTGGGCAAACAGGGCCTGCATCTAGAAGCAGAAGACATTTTCGATGCCGTCCGTAGAGTGCACCGGCGCTGCAAAGGCGGCTACGCGGCGGTCGCGATCATCAATGGCTTTGGCATGGTGGCGTTTCGCGACCCCCACGGCATCCGTCCGGTCGTCTTCGGTACCCGCCAAAATGCCGATGGCCAGGAGGTCATGATTGCCTCTGAATCCGTGGCGTTGGACGTTGGCGGCTTCGAGCTCGAGCGCGATCTGGCCCCTGGTGAGGCGATTTTCGTCGATATGCAAGGCCAGGTGCACACTCAGGTTTGCGCGGATCGCCCTCAGCTTCGCTCGTGCATTTTCGAACACGTCTACCTCGCGCGCCCCGACTCGATTCTGGACGGCGCCTACGTGTATGGCACACGCATGCAGATGGGGCGCAAGCTGGGCGACCGCATTCTGAACGAATGGCCGGACCACGATATCGACGTGGTCATCCCGATTCCCGATACCTCGCGGACCTCGGCACTCGAAATGGCGCAGCATCTCGGCGTGACCTACCGAGAAGGTTTCATGAAGAACCGCTACATTGGCCGTACCTTCATCATGCCGGGGCAGACCCAGCGCAAGAAGTCGGTGCGCCAAAAATTGAACGCGATCGATGTAGAGTTCAAAGGCAAGAACGTACTGCTGGTGGACGACTCCATCGTTCGAGGCACCACCTGTAAACAGATCATTCAGATGGCTCGCGATGCCGGGGCCCGCAAGGTCTACTTTGCTTCGGCAGCACCGCCCGTGCGCTACCCCAACGTCTATGGGATCGATATGCCGGCGGCCACCGAGCTCATCGCCCATGGGCGTACCGAGGACGAAGTCGGCCAGTTGATTGGTGCGGACCGCATTTTCTATCAAGATCTGGAAGATTTGAAAGACGCCTGCCGTGAAGTGAATCCTGATATGGAAGCCTTCGACTGCTCGGTGTTCGATGGTAACTACGTGACCGGCGACATCGACGATGCCTATCTGGCCGTTTTGGAGGCGAGCCGGAATGATGCGGCGAAAGATCAGAGCGCGGGTGACCACGCGCTGGTCGATATGCATAATCAAGACGATGATCTGGACGATTGA
- a CDS encoding 4a-hydroxytetrahydrobiopterin dehydratase has translation MTSLAQTQCEPCSGNVMPLSHEACQAHLKALPEWQIIEHDGIMKLSRQFTFRNFADALAFSQRVGDVAEQAGHHPVLITEWGKTTVTWWSHEINGLHLNDFILAARTDEVAE, from the coding sequence ATGACATCGCTAGCACAAACACAGTGCGAACCTTGCAGCGGCAACGTCATGCCACTCTCTCATGAGGCATGCCAAGCGCATCTCAAGGCACTTCCAGAGTGGCAGATTATCGAACACGATGGCATCATGAAGCTATCGAGACAATTCACGTTTCGTAACTTTGCCGACGCGCTAGCGTTTAGCCAACGTGTTGGCGATGTCGCAGAGCAGGCGGGTCACCACCCTGTTTTGATCACCGAATGGGGCAAAACCACTGTCACTTGGTGGTCCCATGAAATAAACGGCCTGCATCTTAACGACTTCATTCTTGCCGCCAGAACCGACGAGGTAGCCGAATAA
- a CDS encoding MATE family efflux transporter: MQQRELAITLWRQTWPMAIGVLALLGFQLVDSAFIARLGTAPLAAQSFTFPLSFLIIGIQVGMGIAIAALISRALGAEQQARAKRLSCLVLMAGGAVIALLALILWWLEVPLFRMLGADDTALSYIRAYWGPQLLAAWLGAVLYFMYSVFRAHGDTRMPGKMMVISSLINLALDPLFIFGVGRWEGWGLPGAAWATAVAFSVGLLLTGRKLHRRQWATTDAIGTEAAHSWRPFIGIAAPAMVSQLMPPLAAMLAIAAVAGLGDTQVAAWGLASRLETLSLMVILAMTMSLPPWLGRCYGAGDWGQIQRLLRLALKVAVVWQLSLGTLLALASPWVAMALAGTPEVQNELALLIRFLLPSYAALGVCMLVVSAGNALGWPLRAMLLSSARLFICYLPCLWLGAQLFGWTGLAAGAAIGNLLAGLTAWVVLMRILSRPHRQAGASQ, encoded by the coding sequence ATGCAACAACGCGAGCTGGCGATAACCCTATGGCGGCAGACCTGGCCAATGGCCATTGGGGTGCTGGCGCTATTGGGTTTTCAGCTTGTGGATAGTGCGTTCATCGCACGCCTGGGCACTGCGCCGCTGGCGGCGCAATCGTTTACCTTTCCGCTTTCGTTTCTGATCATCGGTATTCAGGTGGGCATGGGCATTGCCATTGCCGCACTGATCTCTAGAGCATTGGGCGCTGAGCAGCAGGCGAGAGCCAAGCGGCTCTCCTGCCTAGTGCTGATGGCTGGAGGTGCCGTGATTGCGCTACTTGCTCTGATACTGTGGTGGCTGGAAGTGCCGCTGTTTCGAATGCTGGGGGCAGATGACACGGCATTGAGCTACATTCGGGCCTACTGGGGGCCTCAGCTTTTGGCGGCTTGGTTAGGAGCCGTGCTTTACTTCATGTACAGCGTCTTTCGCGCCCATGGCGATACCCGTATGCCTGGGAAAATGATGGTCATCAGTAGTCTCATCAATCTAGCACTGGACCCACTGTTCATTTTTGGGGTGGGCCGTTGGGAAGGCTGGGGACTACCAGGAGCCGCGTGGGCGACCGCCGTGGCATTTTCGGTTGGGCTGCTGCTGACGGGACGCAAACTGCATCGACGCCAGTGGGCCACGACCGACGCCATTGGCACGGAGGCGGCACACTCCTGGCGGCCTTTCATTGGCATTGCGGCACCGGCCATGGTTAGCCAGTTGATGCCACCTTTGGCCGCCATGCTGGCCATTGCCGCGGTAGCGGGCCTAGGGGATACCCAAGTGGCGGCATGGGGGTTGGCGAGCCGTCTGGAAACGCTGTCGCTGATGGTCATACTGGCCATGACGATGTCGCTGCCTCCTTGGTTGGGGCGCTGCTACGGTGCGGGCGACTGGGGGCAAATCCAGCGGCTGCTGCGTTTGGCGTTGAAAGTGGCCGTAGTGTGGCAATTGAGCTTGGGCACACTGCTCGCACTGGCATCGCCATGGGTAGCGATGGCGCTAGCGGGAACGCCCGAGGTACAAAACGAGCTGGCGCTACTGATTCGTTTTCTGCTGCCCAGCTACGCGGCACTGGGAGTGTGCATGCTGGTGGTGTCGGCGGGTAACGCGCTGGGTTGGCCGCTAAGGGCCATGCTGCTGTCGAGCGCGCGGCTGTTCATCTGCTACTTGCCCTGTTTATGGTTGGGGGCACAGCTATTTGGCTGGACGGGCCTAGCCGCGGGGGCAGCCATCGGCAATTTGCTGGCTGGATTGACGGCATGGGTGGTGTTGATGCGTATTCTCTCCCGCCCGCATCGGCAGGCGGGAGCCTCGCAATGA
- a CDS encoding GGDEF domain-containing protein, translating into MPVNDLAAPSIDIPASADSLVSRIPGVIFQFYRSHSGHMNFPYLEGGGMALAYVDKQQLAEDASLLLEQLTGHDHPKVMSAIERSARWMLPLNTRFRLPFPEEKPHWIAVSANPEPIASGVRWNGLMMDITDQVVEEQRLRKLCDTDPLTNLPNRRKLMGQLTHLASMSARHGTPLSIMMIDIDHFKQLNDRWGHLQGDNVLKQLAMMAQSLLRCEDMLARLGGEEFMVVLPLTSLQQCHKLADRLRQTIADHDFGIGQGSVTLSIGVAEYHCGEPLVTLIDRADRALYSAKEVGRDCVCLLP; encoded by the coding sequence ATGCCCGTGAATGACCTAGCCGCACCGTCTATCGACATACCCGCCAGTGCCGATAGTCTCGTATCCCGTATTCCTGGGGTCATTTTTCAGTTCTACCGCTCCCATAGCGGCCATATGAACTTTCCCTATCTTGAGGGGGGTGGGATGGCGTTAGCCTATGTCGACAAACAGCAGCTCGCCGAAGATGCCAGCCTGCTGCTGGAGCAACTCACCGGCCACGACCATCCCAAAGTGATGTCGGCCATCGAGCGCTCCGCGCGCTGGATGCTCCCGCTCAATACGCGTTTTCGGCTTCCCTTCCCTGAAGAGAAGCCACACTGGATTGCGGTAAGTGCCAACCCTGAGCCCATCGCATCAGGAGTGCGATGGAATGGGCTAATGATGGACATCACCGACCAAGTCGTCGAAGAGCAGCGGCTACGTAAGCTCTGCGATACCGACCCACTCACCAACCTGCCCAATCGGCGTAAATTGATGGGACAGCTCACCCACTTAGCTTCGATGAGCGCCCGTCACGGCACGCCGCTATCGATCATGATGATCGATATCGACCATTTCAAACAGCTCAATGACCGCTGGGGGCATCTGCAGGGCGACAACGTCCTGAAACAGTTGGCGATGATGGCCCAGTCACTACTGCGCTGCGAAGACATGCTCGCCCGGCTAGGAGGAGAAGAGTTTATGGTAGTGCTGCCGCTCACCTCGCTGCAGCAATGCCATAAGCTTGCGGACCGCTTACGCCAAACCATCGCCGATCACGATTTTGGTATCGGGCAGGGCAGCGTCACATTGAGTATTGGCGTGGCGGAGTATCACTGCGGGGAGCCTTTGGTCACTTTGATCGATCGGGCCGACCGGGCTCTTTACAGCGCCAAAGAGGTTGGTCGCGACTGCGTATGCCTTCTACCCTGA
- a CDS encoding NCS2 family permease produces MAAAGTHYPWYKKEDTDAFFALFQNNIANFVIIAITMLGMGFPTSIVYGQVLPGAAVAVMVGNFYYAWSAARLARKENRSDVTALSYGISTPVMFVFLFGVLLPAKQLTGDAELAWKVAVAACFISGAIEAVISIIGRWAQYHLPRAAMLGAVAGVALTFIAGEMLFKTLEMPVIGLLVLGIIIVGLVARVSMPFKLPTSLFAIVVGTVMAYLIGDAGSERFSDAFTHLGLYPLLPNLAWFEGLGLLFTGMLAVLTVVLPITLYNAIETMNNVEAMEAAGDKYDVRECQAVDGAGTIIGALFGGVFPTTVYIATVGAKWMGAGRGYSLLNGAVYALATMFGLIAALAAIIPVSVVAPILVFVGMSMIATAFQANDTRYYPAIALAMLPYFANYVMTRFNRGAGEVVSDISSAIVVMGQGAMFMAIFLGAMTVSVIDHQFRRAAAFAVIAAGFSFVGLMHAPKLAFNAAPEFVMGYLAMALLFVYFSFQEAPDKR; encoded by the coding sequence ATGGCGGCTGCTGGCACTCATTACCCGTGGTACAAAAAGGAAGATACCGACGCATTCTTTGCGCTCTTTCAGAACAATATCGCTAACTTCGTCATCATCGCGATTACGATGTTGGGCATGGGGTTTCCCACGTCGATCGTGTATGGCCAGGTGCTACCCGGCGCCGCCGTCGCAGTCATGGTCGGTAACTTTTACTACGCCTGGAGCGCCGCCAGGCTCGCACGCAAAGAGAACCGTAGCGACGTCACTGCCCTCTCCTACGGCATTTCGACCCCCGTCATGTTCGTCTTCCTGTTTGGCGTTCTATTGCCTGCCAAACAGCTCACCGGCGATGCCGAACTGGCCTGGAAAGTAGCGGTTGCCGCGTGCTTCATCAGCGGCGCGATAGAAGCGGTGATTAGTATCATTGGCCGTTGGGCGCAGTACCACCTACCCCGTGCCGCCATGCTGGGGGCCGTAGCGGGCGTAGCGCTGACCTTCATCGCCGGTGAAATGCTGTTCAAAACCTTGGAGATGCCGGTCATTGGCCTGCTGGTGCTAGGGATCATCATCGTTGGCTTGGTGGCCCGCGTAAGTATGCCCTTCAAACTACCGACATCGCTGTTCGCTATCGTGGTGGGCACCGTCATGGCCTACCTGATTGGCGATGCGGGTAGCGAGCGCTTCAGCGATGCGTTTACGCATCTCGGCTTGTACCCGCTACTCCCCAACCTCGCTTGGTTCGAGGGGCTGGGCCTTCTGTTCACCGGCATGCTGGCAGTGCTGACCGTGGTACTGCCCATCACGCTCTATAACGCCATAGAGACGATGAACAATGTCGAAGCCATGGAGGCCGCTGGCGACAAGTATGACGTGCGCGAGTGCCAGGCAGTGGATGGTGCAGGTACCATCATCGGGGCACTATTTGGTGGCGTGTTCCCAACGACGGTTTATATTGCCACGGTAGGTGCGAAATGGATGGGCGCGGGTCGTGGCTACAGCCTGCTCAACGGGGCAGTTTACGCGCTGGCGACCATGTTCGGGCTCATCGCCGCGCTGGCTGCGATCATTCCCGTCTCTGTCGTTGCGCCGATTTTAGTGTTCGTCGGCATGTCGATGATCGCAACGGCGTTCCAAGCCAACGATACGCGCTACTACCCGGCCATCGCGCTGGCCATGCTGCCCTACTTTGCCAACTACGTCATGACCCGTTTCAACCGTGGGGCGGGCGAGGTGGTAAGCGACATTTCCAGTGCCATCGTCGTCATGGGCCAAGGTGCCATGTTCATGGCCATCTTCTTAGGTGCCATGACCGTCTCGGTGATCGACCATCAGTTTCGCCGAGCAGCAGCCTTTGCCGTCATTGCCGCAGGCTTCTCGTTCGTCGGTTTGATGCATGCGCCCAAGCTCGCCTTCAACGCCGCACCGGAGTTCGTCATGGGCTATTTGGCGATGGCCTTACTGTTCGTCTACTTCTCGTTCCAAGAAGCCCCTGATAAGCGCTGA
- a CDS encoding YceI family protein translates to MMKKSVMAAAVAAAALVPLSQAQAADYQIDTEGQHAFVQFKINHLGFSYILGSFEEFDGQFSYDADDLASSSVEMEVQVNSLNSNHAERDRHILSGDFLNASEYPTATFTSTGFEPTGDNEGVVTGELTLHGETQEIEMPVTLMGEGEDPWGNYRAGFEGSTMLTLGDFGIDMSDFPEAMHDVELYVTFEGIRQ, encoded by the coding sequence ATGATGAAGAAAAGCGTAATGGCAGCAGCGGTAGCGGCAGCAGCACTGGTTCCACTGAGCCAAGCGCAGGCCGCCGATTATCAAATTGACACCGAAGGCCAGCACGCCTTTGTACAATTTAAAATCAACCACCTGGGTTTCTCCTACATTCTGGGTAGTTTTGAAGAGTTCGATGGTCAGTTCTCCTACGACGCCGACGATCTAGCATCCTCCTCCGTCGAGATGGAAGTGCAGGTAAACAGCCTGAATAGTAACCATGCCGAACGCGACCGTCATATTCTAAGCGGTGACTTCCTCAACGCCAGCGAATACCCCACGGCGACCTTCACATCGACCGGCTTCGAACCCACCGGTGACAACGAGGGTGTCGTCACCGGTGAGCTGACACTGCACGGCGAGACGCAAGAGATCGAAATGCCGGTCACGCTGATGGGAGAAGGTGAAGACCCGTGGGGTAACTACCGCGCAGGCTTCGAGGGTAGCACCATGCTGACTCTGGGCGATTTCGGCATCGACATGAGCGATTTCCCGGAAGCCATGCATGACGTCGAACTTTATGTAACGTTCGAAGGTATTCGCCAGTAA
- the cobA gene encoding uroporphyrinogen-III C-methyltransferase, with protein MLESAQRQIGRVSLIGAGPGDPDLLTLKAYKRLLSAQVVLYDRLVSDEILALLPAEAERYYVGKARSSHSVPHGEINQSLVTWARQGKQVIRLKGGDPFIFGRGGEELETLVAAGIPVEVVPGITAASGCAAYAGIPLTHRDHAQSVRFVTGHLQEGEFSLDWATLAQPGQTLVFYMGLSNLASICNALTAHGLPPTTPLALIEQGTTQQQRTHVGTLTSLPDSFQRGEIQPPALLIIGSVVSLHQTLSWFERHHGVSAGFSQGKHRRLTRG; from the coding sequence GTGCTTGAGTCCGCGCAACGGCAGATTGGGCGCGTCAGTCTGATTGGCGCAGGGCCCGGCGACCCAGATTTATTGACGTTGAAAGCCTACAAGCGGCTACTGAGCGCCCAGGTAGTGCTGTATGACCGTTTGGTAAGCGATGAAATTTTGGCGCTGTTACCCGCCGAAGCGGAGCGTTATTACGTGGGTAAGGCTCGCTCCTCCCACAGCGTACCGCATGGGGAAATCAACCAATCGTTGGTGACTTGGGCTCGACAGGGCAAGCAGGTGATTCGCCTAAAAGGGGGGGATCCGTTCATTTTTGGGCGTGGGGGCGAGGAGCTTGAAACACTGGTGGCAGCGGGTATCCCTGTGGAAGTGGTTCCAGGTATCACGGCGGCGTCCGGCTGCGCTGCGTATGCAGGTATTCCGCTGACCCACCGTGATCACGCGCAGTCTGTCCGCTTCGTGACGGGGCATTTACAGGAAGGAGAGTTTTCGCTGGATTGGGCGACGCTGGCGCAGCCGGGCCAGACGCTGGTGTTTTACATGGGATTAAGCAACTTAGCTTCCATTTGCAACGCCCTGACGGCTCACGGCCTGCCCCCTACCACGCCGCTGGCGTTGATCGAACAAGGCACGACCCAGCAGCAGCGAACCCATGTGGGAACATTGACGTCTTTGCCAGATAGCTTTCAGCGTGGGGAGATCCAACCGCCGGCGTTGCTGATCATTGGTAGCGTCGTCTCTCTTCATCAGACGCTTTCGTGGTTTGAGCGCCACCATGGTGTATCGGCTGGGTTTTCCCAGGGGAAGCATCGCCGTTTGACGAGGGGATAG
- a CDS encoding aromatic amino acid transaminase: MFEQIERVPGDAILGLIEAFKKDTNPQKVDLGVGVYRDAAGNTPVMRAVKEAEARLLKNESTKTYIGSHGAPAYGEAVLPLVLGSDSPVLKANRASATQSPGGTGALRLAADFVASQLPGKGIWVSDPTWPNHHGIFTSAGIELHKYPYVDADNRLDFNGMLAALKKIPEGDVVVLHACCHNPTGFDLSQSQWQEVLTVLKERQLLPLIDFAYQGFGEGLDEDAYGVRLLAEHLDEVIITSSCSKNFGIYCERTGCLILIAKDAEQMENVRSQVAIVARENYSNPPAHGGAIVSEILHDAELSALWREELTEMRDRINTLRRDFVEALKPYGLDEKYACVAEQRGMFSYTGLTPEQVDRLRDEFGIYMVRSGRANVAGFSHENLPYLAKAIAAVND; this comes from the coding sequence ATGTTTGAGCAAATTGAGCGAGTCCCTGGAGACGCCATTCTCGGGCTGATCGAAGCTTTCAAAAAAGATACCAACCCGCAGAAAGTCGATCTGGGTGTTGGCGTATATCGCGACGCCGCTGGCAACACGCCAGTCATGCGCGCCGTCAAGGAAGCGGAAGCTCGCCTGCTCAAGAATGAATCCACCAAGACCTACATTGGCTCGCACGGCGCTCCCGCTTATGGTGAAGCCGTGCTGCCGTTGGTGCTGGGCTCGGACTCACCGGTACTCAAAGCCAACCGTGCCAGCGCTACTCAGTCGCCAGGTGGTACCGGTGCGCTGCGTCTCGCGGCCGACTTCGTCGCCAGTCAACTGCCGGGCAAAGGCATCTGGGTAAGCGATCCGACTTGGCCGAATCACCACGGCATTTTTACGTCAGCGGGGATCGAGCTGCACAAATACCCTTATGTCGACGCGGATAACCGGCTGGATTTCAACGGCATGCTAGCCGCGCTTAAGAAAATCCCTGAGGGTGATGTCGTCGTACTGCACGCCTGCTGCCACAACCCCACCGGCTTCGACCTTTCCCAGTCGCAGTGGCAAGAGGTTCTGACCGTACTGAAGGAGCGCCAGCTGCTGCCGTTGATCGACTTCGCTTACCAAGGTTTCGGGGAAGGCTTGGACGAAGACGCTTACGGCGTTCGTCTGTTGGCCGAGCATCTGGATGAGGTGATCATCACCAGTTCCTGCTCCAAAAACTTCGGTATTTACTGCGAGCGTACCGGCTGCTTGATTCTAATCGCTAAAGACGCCGAGCAAATGGAAAACGTGCGTTCCCAGGTGGCTATCGTGGCGCGTGAGAACTACTCCAACCCGCCCGCTCACGGTGGCGCGATCGTCAGCGAGATTTTGCACGATGCCGAGCTTTCCGCCCTGTGGCGTGAAGAGCTGACCGAAATGCGCGACCGAATCAACACACTGCGCCGCGACTTCGTCGAGGCTTTGAAGCCTTACGGCTTAGATGAAAAGTACGCCTGTGTGGCCGAGCAGCGCGGCATGTTCTCTTACACTGGCCTGACACCGGAACAGGTCGACCGTTTACGTGACGAGTTCGGCATTTACATGGTTCGCTCTGGTCGTGCCAACGTCGCGGGATTCTCACACGAGAATCTCCCCTACCTCGCCAAAGCGATCGCGGCAGTCAACGACTAA
- a CDS encoding cytochrome b, with product MLRNTRSGWGVISILFHWLSALAIVGLFILGWWMTGLGYYDPWYNQAPWIHRSIGILLLLATAGRLVWRCIQPTPAAEGNRLERMAAHLGHIALYVLLLLVLTSGYLISTANGRGISVFGWFEVPAVLYDLPNQASLAGDVHWYSALALMVLAGGHALIALIHHYRYRHATLKRMMSPRYSKTNL from the coding sequence ATGTTGCGGAACACGCGCAGCGGTTGGGGTGTCATTAGTATTCTTTTTCACTGGTTGAGCGCCCTGGCGATCGTAGGGTTGTTCATTTTAGGGTGGTGGATGACGGGATTGGGTTACTACGATCCCTGGTATAACCAAGCTCCCTGGATTCATCGTTCGATAGGTATTTTGCTACTTCTGGCTACCGCTGGACGGCTGGTATGGCGCTGTATACAGCCGACCCCTGCAGCAGAAGGGAATCGCCTCGAGCGAATGGCTGCGCACCTTGGCCATATAGCACTCTACGTGCTGTTATTACTGGTGTTGACTAGCGGCTATTTGATTTCCACCGCTAACGGCCGTGGAATCAGTGTGTTTGGTTGGTTTGAAGTACCTGCTGTGCTGTATGACTTGCCCAACCAAGCAAGTCTGGCGGGAGACGTACATTGGTACAGCGCGCTGGCATTAATGGTGTTGGCTGGCGGCCACGCCCTGATAGCGTTGATACATCACTACCGCTATCGCCATGCAACGCTAAAACGGATGATGAGCCCGCGCTACAGCAAGACGAATTTGTGA